One window from the genome of Lentibacillus daqui encodes:
- a CDS encoding sulfate adenylyltransferase: MSQDNVFLTEEKLASYPQKPHGGKLVDRVLKGKEREEELERAKQLPMIMVDLEAVITLEMIATGVLSPNEGFMNEADYKSVLTEGRLTNGVVWPVPLSFAPVGDRNKQIIAGLSVGDEVALADETKEPVAVLKLEDIFHYDRDFRAEHVFGTKDRAHPGVDAIYRRMGDTALAGPITLVRRVHWGPFESIRMEPKDTWKLFYEDKKMNSVGGFITGANPLHRGHEYIHRNALEEMDGIFVQALVEMAKREYTRHEFRMLSYRAVLEEYYPKERTMFAPLRVTYIFAGPREAVLHALIMKNYGCTHALIGRDHAGIGDYYDKYASHTIFDEFTPDELGIDVRLFHEVFYCTRCDNPATDQTCPHDERYRINISGTGIRELLRYGVLPPKEIVRPESSRIAMQGVQPKGVDENGLAINPVGNTIKKIFPYYLENTRLGGTKRRKPLEGEQLTIEDLEAVITDVRDNADRVYKDIFDEFSYVTDNLRHVQPEWVAEARESIRHQQKMVVENLEEKVDKALEKASDDFMYQDKSEAEKELEVAKQILDDIPAALRKEELEFRTWNPLPYKRYRS; the protein is encoded by the coding sequence ATGAGTCAGGATAATGTATTTTTAACAGAGGAAAAATTAGCAAGCTATCCACAGAAGCCACATGGCGGTAAATTAGTTGACAGGGTACTTAAAGGAAAAGAACGAGAAGAGGAATTGGAGCGGGCAAAGCAGCTGCCGATGATTATGGTGGATTTAGAGGCTGTTATTACGCTTGAGATGATTGCAACAGGTGTACTATCACCGAATGAAGGATTTATGAATGAGGCGGATTATAAGTCCGTTCTGACAGAAGGACGTTTAACAAATGGTGTTGTTTGGCCCGTGCCTTTAAGTTTCGCGCCAGTTGGTGATCGAAACAAGCAAATAATTGCGGGGTTGTCTGTTGGAGATGAAGTTGCATTAGCAGATGAAACAAAAGAGCCGGTTGCTGTTTTGAAGTTAGAGGATATTTTCCATTATGATCGCGATTTCCGTGCAGAGCATGTTTTTGGAACTAAGGATCGCGCCCACCCCGGTGTTGACGCAATTTATCGTAGGATGGGGGACACGGCTTTAGCTGGACCGATTACTTTAGTCCGCCGGGTTCACTGGGGGCCATTTGAAAGTATACGAATGGAACCAAAAGACACATGGAAACTTTTTTATGAAGACAAAAAAATGAATTCGGTTGGTGGGTTCATCACGGGTGCAAACCCTCTACACCGCGGCCATGAATACATTCACCGTAATGCACTGGAAGAAATGGATGGAATTTTTGTTCAAGCTCTAGTGGAAATGGCAAAGCGTGAATATACAAGACATGAGTTCCGCATGTTATCATATCGTGCAGTGTTGGAGGAATATTATCCCAAGGAAAGAACTATGTTTGCACCACTGCGAGTGACATATATTTTCGCTGGTCCACGTGAAGCAGTTCTACATGCCTTGATTATGAAAAATTATGGCTGTACTCATGCATTAATTGGTCGTGACCATGCCGGTATTGGCGATTATTATGACAAATATGCAAGCCACACTATCTTTGATGAATTTACCCCCGATGAATTGGGGATAGATGTTCGCCTGTTCCATGAGGTATTTTATTGTACCCGTTGTGATAATCCGGCAACAGACCAAACATGTCCGCATGATGAGCGTTATCGTATCAATATTTCCGGAACTGGAATTCGTGAATTATTACGCTATGGTGTATTACCACCGAAAGAAATCGTTCGTCCAGAGTCTTCACGCATTGCAATGCAAGGTGTTCAGCCAAAAGGAGTGGATGAGAATGGTCTGGCAATCAATCCAGTTGGAAATACCATTAAGAAGATTTTCCCTTATTACCTTGAAAATACTCGTCTTGGCGGAACCAAGCGTAGAAAGCCACTGGAGGGGGAGCAGTTGACCATAGAGGATTTGGAAGCTGTTATCACCGATGTTCGTGATAATGCGGATCGAGTGTATAAAGATATTTTTGACGAATTTAGCTATGTAACTGATAATTTACGTCACGTCCAGCCAGAATGGGTTGCAGAAGCCCGCGAATCTATCCGCCACCAGCAAAAGATGGTTGTGGAAAATCTGGAAGAGAAGGTAGATAAGGCATTGGAGAAAGCTTCAGATGATTTTATGTATCAGGATAAATCTGAGGCAGAGAAAGAGCTGGAGGTTGCTAAACAAATCTTGGACGATATTCCTGCTGCGTTGCGTAAAGAAGAGCTGGAGTTTCGCACCTGGAATCCGCTGCCTTATAAGCGATATCGTAGTTAA
- a CDS encoding amino acid permease, which produces MNTSDTQLQKGLKKRHMTMIAIAGVIGAGLFVGSGAVIHTAGPGAILSYAFAGMLVIFTMRMLGEMAAVNPTSGSFAHYAYEAIGPWAGFLIGWLYWFFWVIAIALEATAGAAIIQYWYSGVPLWLMSLILTVLLTLTNIVSVKSFGEFEYWFSLIKVVSIILFLVVGISIIFGITPTFDPIGLTNLIGQGGFMPNGFAAVLMGVVIVIFSFMGTEIVAIAAGESAEPKKAITQATNSVTWRILIFYVGSIAVVVTLLPWSSSDILQSPYVAVLDYIGIPAAAVIMNFIVLTAVLSCLNSALYATSRMLYSLAEKGEAPKRFLKVNKKGAPVQAILAGTFFSYIAVIMNYVSPDKVFMFLVNSCSAITLILYLTIAVSHLKTRRKVEKENPEALVVKMWLFPYLTYFTIVAISALLVAMFFIESMRVQIIFTLVLTIIVLLFYFFTQRKKTKEANKDGLVSIHEDVKDYYT; this is translated from the coding sequence ATGAATACATCCGATACTCAATTACAAAAAGGGCTTAAAAAACGTCACATGACCATGATTGCCATTGCGGGAGTTATTGGGGCGGGATTGTTTGTAGGAAGTGGTGCTGTTATACATACTGCCGGGCCAGGGGCAATCCTTTCTTATGCTTTTGCAGGAATGTTGGTTATTTTTACGATGCGAATGTTGGGGGAAATGGCAGCAGTAAATCCAACAAGTGGATCTTTTGCACATTATGCCTATGAAGCAATCGGACCTTGGGCTGGATTTTTGATTGGATGGTTGTATTGGTTTTTTTGGGTAATTGCGATAGCACTTGAAGCAACAGCTGGAGCTGCCATTATTCAATATTGGTATAGTGGCGTTCCGTTATGGCTAATGAGCTTGATATTAACCGTATTATTAACATTAACCAATATTGTATCGGTTAAGTCATTTGGTGAATTTGAATATTGGTTTTCCTTAATTAAAGTGGTTAGTATTATTTTGTTTTTAGTGGTTGGCATTTCAATTATTTTTGGAATAACACCAACCTTTGATCCGATTGGTTTGACGAATTTAATCGGGCAGGGAGGTTTTATGCCAAACGGATTTGCGGCAGTATTAATGGGTGTTGTCATCGTTATTTTTTCTTTTATGGGTACGGAAATTGTTGCGATTGCAGCTGGTGAATCAGCTGAACCGAAGAAAGCCATTACACAGGCGACCAATTCTGTTACCTGGCGCATTCTCATATTTTATGTAGGTTCCATTGCAGTAGTTGTGACACTTCTACCTTGGAGCTCGTCTGACATTTTGCAAAGCCCATATGTTGCCGTACTTGATTATATTGGAATTCCCGCAGCTGCTGTCATTATGAATTTTATCGTTTTAACCGCTGTATTATCTTGTCTGAATTCTGCATTATATGCCACATCACGTATGTTGTATTCCCTTGCAGAAAAAGGGGAAGCACCAAAACGTTTCTTAAAAGTAAACAAAAAAGGTGCACCTGTTCAAGCGATTTTAGCTGGTACCTTTTTTTCTTATATAGCGGTCATCATGAACTATGTTTCTCCAGATAAAGTATTTATGTTTTTAGTAAATTCCTGTAGCGCGATTACATTGATTTTATATCTAACTATCGCTGTTTCGCATTTAAAAACGAGAAGGAAAGTCGAAAAGGAAAATCCAGAAGCACTTGTCGTTAAAATGTGGTTATTTCCTTATTTAACGTACTTTACGATCGTTGCCATTTCGGCATTGTTAGTCGCCATGTTCTTCATCGAATCGATGCGGGTGCAAATTATATTTACATTAGTGCTTACCATTATTGTTCTGCTTTTCTATTTCTTCACGCAAAGGAAGAAAACAAAAGAGGCAAACAAGGATGGATTGGTATCCATTCATGAGGATGTAAAAGATTACTATACATGA
- a CDS encoding TetR/AcrR family transcriptional regulator: MAARKAVDQELTREVILETARDLFVAQGYQHVTMRQIAKALGYSHGALYYHFKNKAELFYKLVEKDFGLLNEKLDEILKEDTDAGSKMKKILLGYIEFGVKHPNHYRIMFLIQDDDRQSHLQQEPNLTYEKFASALHTLCGNKVTPTIVWSLFLSLHGFVAHYCGHPEETYEDVKRLAESHVEFLIKGL; this comes from the coding sequence TTGGCAGCACGAAAAGCAGTGGATCAAGAGTTAACAAGGGAAGTGATACTGGAGACCGCACGTGATTTGTTTGTGGCACAAGGATATCAACACGTTACGATGAGGCAAATTGCGAAAGCGCTCGGATACAGTCACGGTGCGTTGTATTATCATTTCAAGAATAAGGCGGAATTGTTTTACAAACTAGTGGAAAAGGATTTCGGGTTGCTTAATGAGAAATTGGACGAAATCCTGAAAGAGGATACGGATGCGGGAAGTAAAATGAAAAAGATTTTGCTGGGGTATATTGAATTCGGGGTCAAGCATCCGAACCATTATCGGATCATGTTTCTCATTCAGGATGATGACCGGCAAAGTCACCTTCAACAAGAACCGAATCTGACATATGAAAAGTTTGCGTCTGCACTTCATACGTTATGCGGGAATAAGGTGACACCGACGATCGTCTGGTCATTATTTCTTTCCTTGCACGGATTTGTTGCGCATTATTGCGGGCATCCAGAAGAAACATA